TGTAAGTCTTCAGCACAGGCACGACAGGCGCGCCCCATACGAGAGCGAGAAATAAACCACGATAACAACACCATAGTGACTAAGGTGACCGCAAAGATAATCAACTGCATATAAGATAAGGAGGCTTGAAAATTACCTTGGCCAAAATTCCAACCGCCCGTAATTAAGCGCGGCATGGCAATATCGCGAGAGCCTTGAAAGAGGCGCATCATATTTTGTAAAAAAATCGACATGCCAATAGCAGAAATTAAGGCAATTAAGCGTTTACTGTCGCGTAGCGGGCGATAAGCCACCCGTTCAATGGAATAGCCATAAACACTGGTTAATATAATACTGGCTAAGAAGGCGCTGGTTAAGAGCAAAAAGGTGCTATCTATGCCAAACATCAGTAAGGCGGTCATTACCATAAATGAGGCGTAGCCGCCTATCATATAGACCTCGCCATGAGCGAAGTTAATCATGCCAATAATGCCATAGACCATGGTGTAGCCAATGGCGATCAACGCATAGGTGCTGCCGATGGTGAGGCCATTAAGCAGTTGTTGTATAAAATACAGCACAGGCTCAGACATATCTGGTTTCCTTACCTTAGGAACGAGCCGTCATAGCAAAGAGCTCATTGCTAAACCAACACAGCGCGTTCGCCTTAAGCAATAAAGCCCGCCTAAGCGAGCTTTATGTTTTACATCTGAGTAGAAGTGCCGTCTTTATGCCACTCAAAAACGCCAAACTCAAAGCCAACTAAGTCACCTTTATCATCCCACGATAAAGGCCCCATCACGGTATTAACCGGCTTAGTACGCAGAGCTTGTGCCACCGCATCTGGGTCTGGACCGGCACGTTTTATGCCCTCAGCAATCACTTGTACTGCCGCGTAGGTAGTCCACACAAAAGGCCCGCTGGCATCTAAGCCTTTAGC
This genomic window from Oceanisphaera avium contains:
- the livH gene encoding high-affinity branched-chain amino acid ABC transporter permease LivH, with the protein product MSEPVLYFIQQLLNGLTIGSTYALIAIGYTMVYGIIGMINFAHGEVYMIGGYASFMVMTALLMFGIDSTFLLLTSAFLASIILTSVYGYSIERVAYRPLRDSKRLIALISAIGMSIFLQNMMRLFQGSRDIAMPRLITGGWNFGQGNFQASLSYMQLIIFAVTLVTMVLLSWFISRSRMGRACRACAEDLQMANLLGINSNTVISLTFVIGAALAAIAGVLLSSYYGVINPYIGFMAGLKAFTAAVLGGIGSIPGAVLGGVLLGVTEAMTGAYFSTEYKDVVSFGLLIAVLLFMPTGILGKPEVEKV